A genomic segment from Nitrospira sp. encodes:
- a CDS encoding cytochrome b/b6-like protein: protein MAQTLYDWLDTRLKLQPLGHTLLDEPIPGGASWIYVFGSATLFLFCLQATTGMFLALYYVPSPDSAYDTVQFIQHDVTFGWFVRGLHHWGASAVMVAIGLHLLQVYLYGAYKRPHELMWMVGVGLLLLMLTFGFTGYLLPWDQNAYWATQVGTNMVASVPLVGDVLVRLLRGGETLGALTLSRFFALHTLFLPALIVGGILLHLFILRRVGPAGPWNVEEARQRNETFYPRQVYMDAVVMVGIFLALVALAGTIEFPLADRADPADHTFTPIPEWYFLFFYQLLKYMSGPLEPLATWILPIVFVIGLLLLPFLDRNQDRRPRSRPVAVLTGVFFLVIMFTLLGISIRDLRAMPKLDPSVARGKALFAQHHCLTCHTLHGEGGKVGPDLSYVGNRRPDREWHIRHLRDPASVSPGSIMPKFPLSDREINDLAGYLLTLKGGSAPPPVTTSEVDYIASRSAPAACRSLVCVDQNHWKGYL, encoded by the coding sequence ATGGCGCAGACACTCTATGATTGGCTCGATACCCGGCTGAAACTGCAGCCGCTCGGCCACACGTTGCTGGATGAACCGATTCCAGGCGGCGCCAGCTGGATCTATGTGTTCGGGTCCGCCACCCTCTTCCTGTTCTGTCTGCAAGCCACGACGGGCATGTTTCTCGCGCTCTACTACGTCCCCTCGCCGGACTCCGCCTATGACACCGTGCAGTTCATCCAGCATGACGTCACGTTCGGGTGGTTTGTCCGGGGGTTGCACCATTGGGGCGCATCGGCCGTGATGGTAGCCATCGGGCTGCATCTTCTCCAGGTCTATCTCTACGGCGCCTATAAGCGGCCGCACGAACTCATGTGGATGGTCGGTGTCGGCCTGTTGCTGTTGATGTTGACCTTCGGCTTTACCGGCTACCTGTTGCCGTGGGATCAGAATGCCTATTGGGCGACACAGGTCGGGACCAATATGGTCGCCTCGGTACCCTTGGTCGGGGATGTGTTGGTGAGGTTGTTGCGCGGCGGAGAGACATTGGGCGCTTTGACGCTGTCGCGCTTCTTCGCGCTCCACACCCTCTTTTTGCCGGCCTTGATCGTCGGCGGGATCCTGCTGCACCTGTTCATCCTCCGACGGGTCGGCCCGGCAGGTCCGTGGAACGTGGAGGAAGCGCGGCAGAGGAACGAGACGTTTTATCCCCGCCAGGTCTACATGGATGCGGTCGTGATGGTGGGCATCTTCCTGGCCCTCGTCGCGCTGGCAGGGACGATCGAGTTTCCCCTGGCCGACCGGGCTGATCCGGCCGATCACACCTTCACGCCGATTCCGGAGTGGTACTTTCTCTTTTTCTATCAATTGCTGAAATACATGTCCGGACCGTTGGAACCTTTGGCCACCTGGATCCTGCCGATCGTCTTCGTCATCGGCCTGTTGTTGTTGCCCTTCTTGGATCGGAACCAGGATCGGCGGCCGCGGTCCCGTCCGGTGGCGGTGCTGACCGGAGTCTTTTTCCTGGTGATCATGTTCACGTTGCTGGGGATCTCGATCCGAGATCTCCGAGCCATGCCGAAACTCGATCCCTCGGTGGCGCGCGGAAAAGCGCTCTTTGCTCAGCACCACTGCCTGACCTGCCACACGTTGCATGGGGAAGGGGGAAAGGTGGGACCGGATCTCTCCTACGTGGGAAACCGGAGGCCGGATCGTGAGTGGCACATTCGCCACCTCAGAGACCCCGCGTCTGTTTCGCCAGGATCCATCATGCCGAAATTTCCTCTTTCCGACCGCGAGATCAACGATTTGGCCGGGTATCTCTTGACGTTGAAGGGAGGGTCCGCCCCTCCTCCCGTAACAACGTCCGAAGTGGACTACATCGCCAGCCGGTCGGCCCCTGCCGCCTGCCGGAGCCTGGTCTGTGTCGACCAGAATCATTGGAAAGGATACCTATGA
- a CDS encoding Soluble pyridine nucleotide transhydrogenase, which translates to MNAGYDFDLLCIGSGPAGQRAAIQAAKLGKRAVVVEKCSSVGGVCLDMGTIPSKTFREAVWSLSQGSGGFSRASAFHSDGERRRRPHVEDLLQRIGTVARRESQVIEHQLCRNDVQLFRGEASFVDQHTVLVTSDEGQRTVTANNIVIAVGTYPASPPGVPADGDLILTSDDLVRVQRLPKKLLVVGGGIIGIEYASMFAALQIEVIVVDKRDRLLEFLDRESVDELMHQMRNLRVTFRLGEAVERLEITTGTPRQAVVRLESGKTIAADQILFSVGRIGATARLNLDAVGLKPDDRGRLTVDRQFRTMVPHIFAVGDVIGYPSLASTSFLQGRLAACHAFDVDPGPMVEHLPIGIYAMPEVSAIGPPEHELTQKKVPYETGIARYGEIARGQILGDDSGFLKLLFHREDQRLLGVHAVGTGATELIHIGQAVMELGGGLPYFLRNVFNYPTLAECYKVAALNAFNKLTG; encoded by the coding sequence ATGAACGCAGGGTATGACTTTGATTTGTTGTGTATCGGCAGCGGTCCGGCCGGTCAACGTGCCGCGATCCAGGCCGCCAAGCTCGGGAAACGGGCAGTCGTTGTGGAGAAATGCTCTTCGGTGGGCGGAGTGTGTCTGGATATGGGTACGATCCCGAGCAAAACGTTTCGCGAAGCGGTGTGGTCTCTCTCTCAGGGCAGTGGCGGATTCAGTCGAGCGTCGGCATTCCATTCTGACGGAGAGCGGAGGCGCCGCCCACATGTGGAAGACCTCCTTCAGCGAATCGGAACAGTCGCCCGCCGCGAATCACAGGTGATCGAGCATCAATTGTGTCGAAATGATGTCCAATTGTTCCGGGGAGAGGCGTCATTCGTCGATCAGCATACCGTGCTTGTGACTTCCGACGAGGGGCAGCGCACCGTGACGGCCAACAACATCGTGATCGCCGTGGGTACCTATCCGGCTTCGCCGCCCGGCGTGCCGGCGGACGGAGATCTCATCCTCACGAGTGATGATCTCGTGCGTGTGCAACGACTGCCGAAGAAACTCCTCGTCGTGGGCGGAGGCATCATCGGGATCGAATATGCGTCGATGTTCGCCGCGCTTCAGATCGAGGTGATCGTGGTGGACAAGCGCGACCGGCTCCTGGAATTTTTGGATCGGGAGAGTGTCGATGAACTCATGCACCAGATGAGAAACCTGCGGGTTACGTTCCGCTTGGGAGAAGCCGTCGAACGGTTGGAAATCACGACCGGCACTCCGCGGCAAGCCGTCGTGCGTCTGGAATCGGGGAAAACGATCGCCGCCGATCAAATCCTCTTTTCGGTCGGGCGGATCGGAGCCACTGCTCGGCTCAATCTCGATGCGGTGGGACTCAAGCCCGATGATCGGGGACGGTTGACCGTGGACCGGCAGTTCAGAACGATGGTGCCGCATATTTTTGCCGTCGGCGACGTCATCGGGTATCCGAGCCTGGCCTCGACCTCGTTTCTGCAGGGACGGCTGGCCGCTTGTCACGCTTTCGATGTGGATCCGGGACCGATGGTCGAACACCTGCCGATCGGGATTTACGCCATGCCCGAAGTTTCGGCGATCGGCCCGCCCGAACATGAGTTGACACAGAAGAAGGTTCCCTATGAAACCGGTATTGCGCGCTACGGCGAAATCGCCCGAGGACAGATCCTCGGAGATGACAGCGGCTTTCTCAAGCTGCTCTTCCACCGAGAGGACCAGCGGCTGCTGGGCGTCCATGCCGTGGGGACCGGCGCAACGGAACTGATCCATATCGGCCAAGCCGTCATGGAGTTGGGGGGCGGACTCCCGTATTTCTTGCGGAACGTGTTCAATTACCCGACGTTGGCGGAGTGCTACAAGGTCGCGGCACTGAATGCGTTCAACAAGCTGACCGGGTGA
- a CDS encoding Transcriptional regulator, Fis family encodes MMTQIHRRYRALLEVSNVLNSQREMDSLWRACTECIKEVVPWERAGVLLYVPEEDGFRFHALETNMPKRVLEFGTVIPRAGSAVGWVYEHRQLHVRPHLQREQIFLEDRLYAEEGLGRMVNLPLLARGNCLGTLNIGSVASGEPDAETVEFLRQIATQVGLAIENVQAYERLAKMSQQLAKQNAYLTEEIKQESNFGGLVGKSEPLRKVTAQIEAVAATSTTVLVTGETGTGKEVVARVIHESSLRRNKPFVRLNCAALPSGLVESELFGHERGAFTGAVQRHQGRFELAHEGTLFLDEIGEMPLDVQAKLLRVLEDHQVDRVGGARSIPVDVRLIAATNVDLAEAVAQKRFRADLYYRLKVFPIALPPLRERSEDIPLLARHILQLCRVKLNRGDLTFNESALVRLTQYDWPGNIRELQNVIERAAILAPTHVVDIDERLVLPSPRQAAVVEGPATLYDAERRHILHVLEQAGWRIYGPLGAATRLGMNPSTLRSRMKKLDLSRPTALPPLHHHTHSYASASVGTREVERRNAERS; translated from the coding sequence ATGATGACGCAGATCCATCGTCGGTATCGCGCCTTGCTGGAAGTTTCAAACGTGCTGAATTCACAGCGCGAGATGGATAGTCTGTGGCGCGCCTGCACGGAATGTATCAAAGAGGTTGTACCGTGGGAACGGGCCGGAGTGCTGCTCTATGTTCCGGAGGAAGATGGGTTTCGGTTTCACGCCCTGGAGACCAATATGCCGAAACGGGTGCTGGAATTCGGCACCGTCATTCCACGGGCGGGCAGTGCGGTGGGGTGGGTGTATGAGCATCGTCAACTCCATGTTCGCCCCCATCTTCAACGAGAACAGATATTCCTCGAAGATCGGTTGTATGCCGAGGAGGGCCTCGGCCGGATGGTGAACCTCCCGTTGCTTGCGCGCGGGAACTGCCTGGGAACCCTCAATATCGGAAGTGTCGCTTCGGGGGAGCCGGATGCGGAAACGGTAGAGTTTCTACGCCAGATTGCGACGCAGGTTGGGCTGGCCATCGAGAATGTGCAGGCCTACGAGCGACTGGCCAAGATGAGTCAGCAACTGGCCAAGCAGAATGCCTATCTGACGGAGGAGATCAAGCAGGAAAGTAACTTCGGAGGGTTGGTCGGCAAGAGCGAACCGCTTCGCAAGGTGACGGCACAGATTGAGGCGGTGGCCGCAACCTCAACGACGGTCTTGGTCACCGGTGAGACCGGCACGGGGAAAGAGGTGGTGGCCCGTGTCATTCACGAGAGCAGCCTGCGACGCAACAAACCCTTTGTGCGGCTCAATTGTGCCGCCCTGCCGAGCGGTCTCGTGGAAAGTGAACTGTTCGGACATGAGCGAGGAGCTTTCACTGGCGCGGTTCAACGGCATCAAGGTCGCTTCGAACTCGCCCACGAGGGCACGCTGTTTCTGGATGAAATCGGGGAAATGCCGCTGGACGTGCAGGCCAAGCTTCTCCGGGTGCTCGAAGACCATCAGGTCGATCGAGTGGGGGGGGCGAGGTCGATTCCGGTGGACGTGCGGCTCATCGCGGCGACGAATGTGGACTTGGCCGAGGCCGTAGCCCAGAAACGTTTTCGAGCGGATCTCTATTATCGGCTGAAGGTGTTTCCGATTGCGCTGCCCCCCTTGCGGGAGCGCAGCGAGGATATTCCGCTGCTGGCTCGGCACATTCTCCAGCTCTGCCGGGTCAAGCTCAACCGCGGCGACCTGACCTTCAACGAGTCGGCGCTGGTCCGGTTGACACAGTATGACTGGCCCGGGAATATCCGGGAACTCCAGAATGTCATCGAGCGGGCGGCGATTCTCGCGCCGACTCATGTCGTCGACATCGACGAGCGTCTCGTCCTCCCTTCACCGAGGCAAGCGGCGGTCGTGGAAGGTCCCGCCACGTTGTACGACGCAGAGCGTCGTCACATCCTTCACGTGCTCGAACAGGCCGGTTGGCGGATTTATGGCCCGCTCGGGGCGGCGACTCGGTTGGGTATGAATCCCAGCACCCTGCGCAGTCGGATGAAAAAGCTGGACCTATCGCGGCCTACCGCTCTCCCGCCTCTGCATCATCACACTCACTCCTATGCGTCGGCGTCGGTTGGAACTCGTGAGGTGGAGCGAAGAAACGCCGAGCGATCATGA
- a CDS encoding Phage protein, which produces MSSSLTNRLGSLRLGGTACLVKTSRSIQTAATKSRTPAQGSRASGHSQTWQEDISRRTHSTTMSWGKVTSRTGRHGEKGRSRNRNENEARGRARRTIRKKCLAIEADHLVTLTNRANVEDRDRVLHDLERLRRARSRSGCSMPYVAVLERQQRGALHPHLAVKGFQDVRLLRRCWYKIVGNGQGQVNVKGPRPGSSPMKLARYLSKYISKDFDKMPREFEEHRYFCSLGVKIPTDKVELTFMLHTQNVERRMHRLMFLGTLRRVGACCGLSEWMGGSGAYGWRQDLKIYRCSGIPECLKLCDPFKSVKHSRRRLLKRRSFLRGMG; this is translated from the coding sequence ATGAGTTCCTCACTGACTAACCGGTTAGGCAGCCTAAGGCTAGGAGGCACCGCGTGTCTTGTCAAGACAAGCCGCTCGATTCAAACAGCAGCAACCAAAAGCCGGACACCCGCGCAGGGGAGCCGCGCCAGCGGCCACTCCCAAACTTGGCAGGAGGACATTTCTCGGCGAACTCACTCGACCACAATGTCATGGGGCAAGGTGACCTCACGGACGGGAAGGCATGGGGAGAAAGGTCGATCCAGAAATCGCAATGAAAACGAAGCACGAGGGCGAGCCAGGAGAACCATTCGAAAGAAATGCCTCGCCATTGAGGCCGATCATCTAGTGACCTTGACCAATCGAGCGAATGTGGAGGATCGAGACCGTGTCTTACACGACCTGGAACGGTTACGGCGGGCACGCTCACGCTCGGGGTGTTCCATGCCCTATGTGGCGGTCCTGGAACGGCAACAACGTGGGGCGCTACATCCTCATCTCGCAGTGAAAGGATTTCAGGATGTTCGACTCTTGCGACGATGCTGGTACAAGATCGTTGGGAACGGCCAGGGACAAGTCAATGTCAAGGGGCCTCGTCCCGGCAGTTCGCCAATGAAGCTTGCTCGCTATCTCTCGAAATACATCAGCAAGGATTTCGACAAGATGCCGCGTGAGTTTGAAGAACACCGATACTTCTGTTCCTTGGGGGTCAAAATCCCAACTGACAAAGTCGAGCTGACATTCATGTTACATACTCAGAATGTCGAACGGCGAATGCATCGACTCATGTTCCTTGGAACTCTGCGTCGGGTCGGTGCTTGCTGCGGCCTCTCGGAGTGGATGGGAGGATCAGGCGCTTATGGCTGGAGGCAGGATTTGAAGATTTATCGGTGCAGTGGCATACCGGAATGCCTGAAGCTGTGCGATCCGTTTAAGTCCGTGAAGCATTCGCGCCGGCGCTTACTCAAGCGCAGAAGCTTTCTTCGAGGCATGGGGTGA
- a CDS encoding Transposase, with product MRYRAIQEHDRRYPIRLMCRALAVSPAGYYAWRGRPESRRAAANRTLLVTIRVLHQDSRQTYGSPSIWRALRKQGHRVGEHRVARLMRHDGLRAKTVKKWRATTHSSHRLPVAANTLDRQFTVSQPNRVWAGDITYVWTLEGWLYLAVLLDLYSRAVIGWAMGPRLTGDLTEQALRMALTTRLPEAGRLHHSDRGSQYAAGPYQQLLTTHGITASMSRKGNCWDNACVESFFGTLKRELVYHRHYATRAEAKQDIFEYIEVFYNRTRRHSTLGYHSPVEYESRTAVA from the coding sequence ATGAGATACCGCGCGATCCAGGAGCACGACCGTCGCTATCCGATCCGCCTGATGTGCCGAGCGCTGGCGGTCTCCCCCGCGGGGTATTACGCGTGGCGAGGACGTCCAGAAAGTCGGCGGGCGGCCGCCAATCGTACGCTGCTCGTCACAATTCGAGTGCTCCATCAGGACAGTCGTCAGACCTATGGCAGTCCGAGCATCTGGCGGGCTCTCCGCAAACAGGGCCACCGGGTTGGGGAGCATCGCGTGGCCCGGCTGATGCGCCACGATGGCCTCCGGGCCAAGACCGTGAAGAAATGGCGGGCCACGACGCACTCGTCGCACCGCTTGCCCGTGGCAGCGAACACGCTTGACCGCCAGTTCACGGTGTCGCAGCCCAACCGGGTCTGGGCAGGCGATATCACCTACGTCTGGACCCTGGAGGGGTGGCTGTATCTGGCCGTGCTGCTGGATCTGTACTCGCGTGCAGTCATCGGCTGGGCGATGGGCCCACGATTGACAGGAGATTTAACCGAACAGGCCCTCCGCATGGCGCTCACCACTCGGCTGCCCGAAGCTGGACGCCTGCATCACTCCGATCGCGGGAGTCAGTATGCCGCAGGGCCGTACCAGCAGCTGCTCACCACGCACGGTATCACGGCCAGCATGAGCCGCAAAGGCAATTGCTGGGACAACGCCTGCGTGGAGAGCTTCTTCGGGACACTGAAGCGCGAGCTCGTGTACCATCGGCACTATGCCACACGAGCCGAAGCCAAGCAGGACATCTTCGAATACATTGAGGTGTTCTACAATCGGACGCGTCGGCACTCGACCCTCGGCTATCACTCCCCGGTCGAGTATGAATCGAGGACGGCAGTCGCGTAA
- a CDS encoding putative modification methylase codes for MAKKQPTTKTVEALKHDEAKRKNIPTAEYQSVLRKEEQSPVRIAYERRNRDLDPQLVWHGKDEQDWSDLVVHAPPLYIQEKVHPKALIDDLLRETKEREHEAGLLTPDLFADFNGIPKGVDKTEFYQHDQNWSNRMILGDSLQVMASLAEREGLRGKVQCIYFDPPYGIKFNSNFQWSTASRDVKDGNAGHITREPEQVKAFRDTWRDGIHSYLTYLRDRLTVARDLLTESGSIFVQIGDENVHRVRALMDEV; via the coding sequence ATGGCTAAAAAACAACCCACCACCAAGACGGTCGAAGCACTGAAGCACGACGAGGCGAAGCGGAAGAATATTCCCACGGCGGAATATCAGTCTGTCTTACGGAAAGAAGAGCAAAGCCCTGTCAGGATCGCGTACGAACGGCGCAATCGCGATTTAGATCCTCAACTTGTCTGGCATGGCAAGGATGAGCAGGACTGGTCCGACCTCGTCGTCCATGCGCCGCCGCTCTACATCCAAGAAAAGGTCCATCCCAAGGCATTGATCGATGATCTGCTGCGAGAGACCAAAGAACGCGAGCATGAAGCAGGGCTCCTCACACCGGATCTGTTTGCTGACTTCAATGGTATCCCTAAGGGAGTCGACAAGACTGAGTTCTATCAGCACGATCAAAACTGGTCGAACCGGATGATCCTCGGTGACTCGTTACAAGTGATGGCAAGTTTAGCCGAGAGAGAAGGGCTGCGGGGCAAAGTTCAGTGCATCTACTTCGATCCACCCTACGGCATCAAATTCAACAGCAACTTCCAGTGGAGCACGGCGAGCCGCGACGTGAAGGACGGCAACGCCGGCCATATCACCCGCGAACCGGAGCAGGTGAAAGCCTTCCGCGATACCTGGCGCGACGGGATTCATAGCTACCTCACTTATCTGCGTGACCGTCTCACCGTGGCTCGTGATTTGCTGACTGAGTCCGGTTCCATCTTTGTGCAGATTGGCGATGAAAATGTCCATCGTGTGCGGGCTTTGATGGATGAAGTGTGA
- a CDS encoding DNA-damage-inducible protein D, whose translation MNTELVHTLTATFESHAQQAENGVEFWLARDLQHLLGYTEWRNFTAVVSKAKTACEVSKHAIADHFVDVNKMVDLGSGSQREVDDIMLTRYACYLIAQNGDPRKQEIAFAQTYFAVQTRRAELIEQRLLEAERVSARKKLTETEKDLSQVIYEQTGGNQNFGLIRSKGDQALFGKSTQVMKSHWKVPDNRPLADFAPTIILKAKDFATEITIFNAKQHKMTSEGQISNEHITNNQAVRKTLLERGIRPESLPAAEDIKKVERRIVSEDKKSLKNPDALDS comes from the coding sequence ATGAACACTGAGCTTGTTCATACACTGACCGCTACTTTCGAGTCACATGCCCAGCAGGCCGAAAATGGAGTCGAGTTTTGGCTCGCCCGAGACCTTCAGCACCTTCTTGGTTATACGGAGTGGCGTAATTTTACCGCAGTCGTGAGCAAGGCAAAAACTGCCTGCGAGGTTTCAAAGCATGCGATCGCCGACCATTTTGTTGACGTTAACAAAATGGTGGATCTCGGCTCGGGCAGCCAACGCGAGGTGGATGACATCATGCTCACTCGCTACGCCTGTTACCTGATCGCACAGAACGGAGATCCAAGGAAACAGGAAATCGCCTTTGCGCAGACCTACTTTGCCGTCCAGACCCGGCGGGCCGAACTGATCGAGCAACGTCTGTTGGAGGCAGAACGTGTCTCCGCTCGCAAAAAACTCACAGAAACAGAAAAGGATCTTTCTCAGGTCATCTATGAACAGACCGGGGGAAATCAGAACTTTGGGCTGATCCGAAGCAAGGGCGATCAGGCCTTGTTTGGAAAATCAACCCAAGTGATGAAGTCGCATTGGAAAGTACCGGACAATCGCCCCTTGGCTGACTTTGCGCCCACGATCATCCTCAAGGCGAAGGACTTTGCGACTGAAATCACCATCTTTAATGCCAAGCAACACAAGATGACATCGGAGGGCCAGATCTCCAACGAGCATATCACGAACAATCAGGCCGTGAGGAAGACCCTTCTCGAACGCGGTATTCGTCCTGAGAGTTTGCCGGCTGCCGAAGATATCAAAAAGGTAGAGCGCCGAATCGTATCCGAAGACAAGAAGTCTCTGAAGAATCCAGACGCACTGGACTCATAA